A single region of the Mycobacterium avium subsp. avium genome encodes:
- a CDS encoding DUF2277 domain-containing protein — translation MCRNITELRGLQPAATAEEIAAAARQYVRKVSGITGPSAANADVFEAAVAEVTEATTRLLAALPPRRQPPKTVPPLRRPEVIARLAGAK, via the coding sequence ATGTGCCGGAACATCACCGAACTGCGCGGTCTGCAGCCGGCGGCCACCGCCGAGGAGATCGCGGCGGCCGCGCGCCAATACGTGCGCAAGGTCAGCGGCATCACCGGCCCGTCGGCGGCCAACGCCGACGTTTTCGAGGCCGCGGTCGCCGAGGTCACCGAGGCCACGACGCGGCTGCTGGCCGCGCTGCCGCCGCGGCGTCAACCGCCCAAGACGGTCCCGCCGCTGCGCCGACCCGAGGTGATCGCGCGATTGGCGGGAGCGAAATGA
- a CDS encoding DHH family phosphoesterase gives MTTTNPNTELTGVRVDAHGAVELLSRAGTVAVIAHVHPDADTIGAGLALGLVLDKCGKRVEVSFAEPAGLPESLASLPGCRLLVRPDEIRRDADLVVTVDVPSVKRLGVLSELAVTGREVLVIDHHASNDVFGTANFIDVAADSTTMMIADILDAWGKPIDHDVAHCIYAGLTTDTGSFRWASARALRLAARLVDIGVDNAAISRALMDTHPFGWLPLLSRVLASAQLLPDAVGGRGLVYAVVGNQDWISSRPEEVESIVDIVRTTQQAEVAAVFKEIAPGQWSVSMRAKAQVDLAAVASGFGGGGHRLAAGYSTTGSIEDAVASLRAALG, from the coding sequence GTGACGACGACCAACCCGAATACTGAGCTGACCGGCGTCCGCGTGGATGCGCACGGCGCCGTCGAGTTGCTGTCGCGGGCGGGCACCGTCGCGGTGATCGCGCACGTGCATCCCGACGCCGACACCATCGGGGCCGGGCTGGCCCTGGGGCTGGTGCTGGACAAGTGCGGCAAGCGGGTCGAGGTGAGTTTCGCCGAGCCGGCCGGGCTGCCCGAGTCGCTGGCGTCGCTGCCCGGCTGCCGGTTGCTGGTCAGGCCGGACGAGATCCGGCGCGACGCGGATTTGGTTGTCACCGTTGATGTTCCGAGCGTCAAGCGGCTGGGCGTGTTGAGTGAGTTGGCGGTCACCGGCCGCGAGGTGCTGGTCATCGACCACCACGCCTCCAACGACGTGTTCGGCACCGCCAATTTCATTGACGTGGCGGCTGATTCGACGACGATGATGATCGCCGACATCCTGGACGCCTGGGGCAAGCCCATCGACCACGACGTCGCGCACTGCATCTACGCGGGCCTGACCACCGACACCGGCTCGTTCCGGTGGGCCAGCGCCCGGGCGCTGCGGCTGGCCGCCCGGCTGGTCGACATCGGCGTGGACAACGCCGCGATCAGCCGGGCCCTGATGGACACTCATCCGTTCGGATGGCTGCCGCTGCTGTCGCGCGTGTTGGCCTCCGCGCAGCTGCTGCCGGACGCGGTCGGGGGCCGCGGCCTGGTGTATGCCGTTGTCGGCAACCAGGATTGGATCAGCTCACGCCCGGAGGAAGTCGAGAGCATCGTCGACATCGTGCGCACCACGCAGCAGGCCGAGGTGGCCGCGGTGTTCAAGGAGATCGCGCCGGGGCAGTGGTCGGTGTCGATGCGGGCCAAGGCGCAGGTCGACCTGGCCGCGGTGGCCTCCGGGTTCGGCGGCGGCGGGCACCGGCTGGCGGCCGGCTACTCGACCACCGGCTCGATCGAGGACGCGGTGGCCTCGCTGCGCGCCGCCCTGGGGTAG
- a CDS encoding enoyl-CoA hydratase yields MTDEILLSNTEERVRTLTLNRPQARNALSAALRDRFFGALADAETDDDVDVVIITGADPVFCAGLDLKELGGSSALPDISPRWPALTKPVIGAINGAAVTGGLELALYCDILIASENARFADTHARVGLLPTWGLSVRLPQKVGIGLARRMSLTGDYLSAADALRAGLVTEVVPHDQLLGAARAVAASIVGNNQNAVRALLTSYHRIDDAQTSAGLWQEAMAARQFRTSGDDIAANREAVLARGRSQVR; encoded by the coding sequence ATGACCGACGAGATCCTGCTGAGCAACACCGAGGAGCGGGTGCGCACCCTCACCCTCAACCGGCCCCAGGCCCGCAACGCGCTGTCCGCGGCGTTGCGGGACCGCTTCTTCGGCGCCCTGGCCGACGCCGAGACGGACGACGACGTGGACGTCGTCATCATCACCGGCGCCGATCCGGTGTTCTGCGCGGGGCTGGATCTCAAGGAGCTGGGCGGCTCGTCGGCGCTGCCGGACATCTCGCCGCGCTGGCCGGCGCTGACCAAGCCGGTGATCGGCGCCATCAACGGCGCCGCGGTCACCGGCGGGCTGGAGCTGGCGCTGTATTGCGACATCCTGATCGCCTCGGAGAACGCCCGCTTCGCCGACACGCACGCCCGGGTCGGCCTGCTGCCCACCTGGGGGCTGAGCGTGCGGCTGCCGCAGAAGGTCGGCATCGGCCTGGCCCGCCGGATGAGCCTGACCGGCGACTACCTGTCGGCGGCCGACGCGCTGCGGGCCGGGCTGGTCACCGAGGTGGTGCCGCACGACCAGCTGTTGGGCGCCGCCCGGGCCGTGGCGGCCTCGATCGTCGGGAACAACCAGAACGCGGTGCGCGCGCTGCTGACCTCCTATCACCGCATCGACGACGCGCAGACCAGCGCGGGGCTGTGGCAGGAGGCCATGGCGGCCCGGCAGTTCCGGACCAGCGGCGACGACATCGCCGCCAACCGGGAGGCGGTGCTGGCGCGCGGCCGCTCCCAGGTCCGCTGA
- a CDS encoding DUF1802 family protein, whose translation MTLATTTLALKEWSAAVHALLDGRQRVLLRKGGIGEKRFELAAGEFLLFPTVAHSHAQRVRPEHQDLLAPAAADSTDDELVIRAAAKVVAAVPVNRPDGLPAIEDLHIWTAESVRADRLDFRPKHKLAVLVVSVTPLAEPVRLARTPDYAGCKSWVQLPVHARLGPPVHDDETLAAVADRVRDAVG comes from the coding sequence ATGACGCTCGCCACAACGACTCTCGCGCTCAAGGAGTGGAGTGCGGCGGTGCACGCGCTGCTGGACGGGCGGCAGCGGGTGCTGCTGCGCAAGGGCGGCATCGGGGAGAAGCGGTTCGAGCTGGCGGCCGGCGAATTCCTGTTGTTCCCGACGGTCGCGCACAGCCACGCGCAGCGGGTGCGGCCCGAGCATCAAGACTTGCTGGCGCCCGCCGCCGCCGACAGCACCGACGACGAGCTGGTGATCCGCGCGGCCGCGAAAGTCGTTGCGGCGGTTCCGGTCAACCGGCCGGACGGCCTGCCGGCCATCGAGGATCTGCACATCTGGACGGCCGAGTCGGTGCGCGCCGACCGGCTCGACTTCCGCCCCAAGCACAAGCTGGCCGTGCTGGTGGTGTCGGTGACGCCGCTGGCCGAGCCGGTGCGGCTGGCCCGCACGCCGGACTACGCCGGCTGCAAGAGCTGGGTGCAGCTGCCGGTGCACGCTCGGCTGGGGCCGCCGGTTCACGATGACGAAACGCTAGCCGCCGTCGCCGACCGGGTCCGCGACGCCGTCGGCTGA
- a CDS encoding CocE/NonD family hydrolase produces MSLTSLRPAQPALHTLRHLGGRAAGRLLGLPPATTDYTVRRVAVPMRDGVELVADHYAPATSAPAGTLLVRAPYGRGFPFALVFGGLYAARGYHVVLQSVRGTFGSGGVFEPMAHEVADGADTVAWLREQPWFTGRFATIGMSYLGFTQWALLQDPPPDMATAVIMVGPHDFNESTWGTGSFAVNDFLGWSDMVSHQEEPVRARAALHQLRARRKVAEAAAGVPLGEAARALLGTGAPWFESWIEHADPSDPFWNSLRCNEALDRVRVPVLLVGGWQDLFIRQTLQQYAHLRARGVDVALTVGPWTHTQLLTTGLGVCTRESLQWLETHLGDAPGRRAGRVHVYVTGVDRARAWRRLPDWPPATTERALYLRPGGYLGETAPSLKGLAPATFRYDPAHPTPTTGGPLLSPNGGYRDDTRLASRDDVLAFTSATLTEDVYVYGNPVVELAHGADHPHADLFVRVSEVDAAGRSRNVTETYRRLSAAAKPKADKVIRLELDGTAHRFRAGSRIRLLIAGSWSPRYAHNLGSGEPVLTARRLTPVTHSVRYGRSRLLLPVGPAEPSADGVADPVGDGG; encoded by the coding sequence GTGAGTCTGACTTCACTTCGCCCGGCGCAGCCGGCGCTGCACACGCTGCGACACCTCGGCGGCAGGGCCGCCGGCCGGCTGCTGGGCCTGCCTCCGGCCACCACCGACTACACCGTGCGGCGGGTCGCGGTGCCGATGCGCGACGGCGTCGAGCTGGTGGCCGACCACTACGCGCCCGCCACCTCCGCGCCGGCCGGCACCCTGCTGGTGCGCGCCCCCTACGGACGCGGGTTTCCGTTCGCGCTGGTGTTCGGCGGGTTGTACGCGGCGCGCGGTTATCACGTTGTGCTGCAAAGCGTGCGCGGAACGTTCGGCTCGGGCGGGGTGTTCGAGCCGATGGCCCACGAGGTCGCCGACGGCGCCGACACCGTGGCATGGCTGCGCGAACAGCCCTGGTTCACCGGCCGCTTCGCCACCATCGGAATGTCCTATCTGGGGTTCACGCAGTGGGCGCTGCTGCAGGACCCGCCGCCGGACATGGCCACCGCCGTCATCATGGTCGGTCCGCACGACTTCAACGAATCAACTTGGGGCACCGGGTCGTTCGCCGTGAACGACTTCCTCGGCTGGAGCGACATGGTGTCGCATCAGGAGGAACCGGTGCGCGCCCGGGCCGCGCTGCACCAGCTGCGAGCCCGCCGCAAGGTGGCCGAAGCGGCGGCCGGGGTGCCGCTCGGCGAGGCCGCCCGGGCGCTGCTGGGCACCGGCGCGCCCTGGTTCGAATCCTGGATCGAACACGCCGACCCATCCGATCCGTTCTGGAACTCGTTGCGGTGCAATGAAGCCCTGGACCGGGTGCGGGTGCCGGTGCTGTTGGTCGGCGGCTGGCAGGACCTCTTCATCCGCCAAACCCTGCAGCAGTACGCGCACTTGCGCGCCCGCGGCGTCGACGTCGCGCTCACCGTCGGCCCGTGGACCCACACCCAGCTGCTCACCACCGGGCTGGGTGTCTGCACCCGGGAGTCGCTGCAGTGGCTGGAGACCCACCTGGGTGACGCGCCCGGCCGGCGGGCGGGCCGGGTGCACGTCTACGTCACCGGCGTGGACCGGGCCCGCGCCTGGCGCCGCCTACCCGACTGGCCCCCGGCCACCACCGAGCGCGCGCTGTACCTGCGCCCCGGCGGCTACCTGGGCGAGACGGCGCCGAGCCTGAAAGGGTTGGCGCCGGCCACCTTTCGTTACGACCCGGCCCACCCGACGCCGACCACCGGCGGTCCGCTGCTGTCCCCCAACGGCGGTTACCGCGACGATACCCGGCTGGCGTCCCGCGACGACGTGCTGGCGTTCACCAGCGCCACCCTCACCGAGGACGTGTACGTGTACGGCAACCCGGTCGTCGAGCTCGCGCACGGCGCCGACCATCCGCACGCGGATCTGTTCGTGCGGGTGAGCGAGGTCGACGCAGCGGGCCGGTCGCGCAACGTCACCGAGACCTACCGGCGGCTCAGCGCCGCGGCAAAACCCAAGGCCGACAAGGTCATTCGCCTCGAACTGGACGGCACGGCCCACCGCTTCCGGGCCGGCTCGCGCATCCGGCTGCTGATCGCCGGCAGCTGGTCGCCGCGCTACGCGCACAATCTGGGCTCGGGCGAACCGGTGCTGACCGCCCGGCGGCTCACCCCGGTCACCCACAGCGTGCGCTACGGGCGCTCCCGGCTGCTGCTGCCCGTCGGGCCGGCCGAGCCGTCAGCCGACGGCGTCGCGGACCCGGTCGGCGACGGCGGCTAG
- the rbfA gene encoding 30S ribosome-binding factor RbfA produces MPDPARARRLAKRINTIVASAIEFEIKDPGLDGVTIVDTKVTADLHDATVFYTVMGRTLDDEPDYGAAAAALERAKGALRTMVGAGTGVRFTPTLTFTRDTTSDSVARMDELLARARAADADLARVRSGAKPAGEADPYRESGSGVEPGRDGSIGDDDQPEY; encoded by the coding sequence ATGCCTGACCCGGCGCGGGCCCGCCGTCTGGCCAAGCGGATCAACACGATCGTCGCCTCGGCGATCGAGTTCGAGATCAAGGATCCCGGACTGGACGGCGTCACCATCGTCGACACGAAGGTGACCGCCGACCTGCACGACGCCACGGTGTTCTACACGGTGATGGGACGCACGCTGGACGATGAGCCGGACTACGGCGCCGCCGCGGCCGCGCTGGAGCGGGCCAAGGGCGCGCTGCGCACCATGGTCGGGGCCGGCACCGGCGTGCGTTTCACCCCCACCCTCACGTTCACCCGCGACACCACGTCCGACAGCGTGGCGCGGATGGACGAATTGCTGGCCCGGGCCCGCGCCGCCGACGCTGATCTGGCGCGGGTTCGGTCCGGCGCCAAGCCGGCTGGGGAGGCCGATCCATACCGGGAGAGCGGATCGGGCGTCGAGCCCGGCCGGGACGGGAGCATCGGTGACGACGACCAACCCGAATACTGA